In Populus trichocarpa isolate Nisqually-1 chromosome 12, P.trichocarpa_v4.1, whole genome shotgun sequence, a genomic segment contains:
- the LOC7482183 gene encoding protein EXORDIUM-like 3, which translates to MAPSTSHASVLLIATILALLLAATPITCWRPWPHLKPNSSDLLYDSSKKFEGSSEFVHLRYHMGPVLTGNITVHTIWYGRWEKSQKKIIREFINSISTVNARPPSVSGWWRTVQLYTDQTGANISHTVQLGQEKNDRFYSHGKSLTRLSIQSVIKSAVTAKSKPLPTNPKNGLYLLLTSDDVYVQDFCGQVCGFHYFTFPSIVGYTLPYAWVGNSEKLCPGVCAYPFSVPKYIPGLKALKSPNGDVGVDGMISVIAHEIAELATNPLVNAWYAGQDPSFPVEIADLCEGIYGTGGGGSYTGQMLLDHDGATYNMNGIRRKFLVQWVWNHFVSYCTGPNALDQ; encoded by the coding sequence atggcaccaagcacatctCATGCTTCAGTGCTCCTCATCGCCACCATACTTGCCCTGCTCCTTGCCGCCACGCCCATCACTTGCTGGCGTCCATGGCCTCACCTAAAACCCAACAGCTCAGACCTTCTTTATGATTCCTCCAAAAAATTTGAAGGGTCATCAGAATTTGTTCACCTGCGTTATCACATGGGCCCAGTCCTGACCGGGAACATAACAGTCCACACAATCTGGTACGGTAGATGGGAAAAATCCCAGAAAAAGATTATTCGAGAGTTCATCAACTCAATCTCAACCGTCAATGCACGGCCACCGTCAGTTTCTGGGTGGTGGAGAACTGTGCAACTCTACACAGACCAAACTGGAGCCAACATCTCACATACTGTCCAATTAGGACAGGAAAAAAACGACAGGTTTTATTCTCACGGGAAGTCTTTAACGAGGTTGTCTATACAGTCGGTGATCAAGAGTGCCGTCACGGCCAAATCTAAGCCGCTGCCCACCAACCCGAAGAACGGTTTGTATCTGTTGTTGACTTCCGATGACGTGTACGTTCAGGATTTTTGCGGGCAGGTTTGTGGGTTTCATTATTTTACATTTCCGTCGATCGTAGGGTACACGTTGCCTTATGCTTGGGTAGGTAACAGTGAAAAGCTGTGTCCTGGTGTGTGCGCTTATCCGTTTTCCGTGCCTAAGTATATACCTGGGTTGAAGGCACTAAAGTCACCGAACGGTGATGTGGGTGTTGATGGGATGATAAGTGTGATTGCTCATGAGATTGCGGAGCTGGCGACCAATCCATTGGTGAATGCTTGGTATGCAGGACAGGACCCAAGTTTTCCCGTGGAAATAGCTGATTTGTGTGAGGGTATTTATGGAACTGGAGGCGGTGGGTCCTATACAGGACAAATGTTGTTGGATCATGATGGTGCCACGTATAATATGAATGGGATCAGACGGAAGTTCTTGGTTCAGTGGGTTTGGAACCATTTCGTTAGTTACTGTACTGGCCCTAATGCCCTTGATCAGTAG